Genomic window (Nymphaea colorata isolate Beijing-Zhang1983 chromosome 1, ASM883128v2, whole genome shotgun sequence):
AGCAACGGATTTAGCAACTGTGGCTCTAAGACTCGGGTTGCATTGTGAACTTGCAGTCAAGGGAGTGGGGTTGGACGACCGATCTGTGGTTCTATGATCTCCCTGGATTTATGGTAGAAAAATATGATCTATGAGGCTATCAATATCAAACATACAAGGCAGTTTATTCCGACTCCTTATGAGACTACTTTTCTAGATGGGATTTTTACGTGGTTGATCTAAGTCAAGCTGGCTCAACTCTAACCGTTCAAATTTTTTACCATTATAAGCGGCAGCAGAAAAATGAATAGTTGTCAAACTCAAGAACAAAAATCAATGTCCTGATCACTGTATTCACGTCAAACTAAAATGACAAGAATTTCCATTGATATTGCCGCCTACTTCTAGCTTATTAAGCCACgttctctctctagattttCGGATTCCGTCTACAGGATGGATTCATTAGAAGCAtgcaagggcggagccaaggaggAGGGCTCGCAAGCATGGACGAagcgaggattttttttaaagacgAGCCAAACGGTCTAACGAACTTATCCGAGTCTGACCAAACTAAACATAAATccaaaaaatgcattaaacaactaaaaaatttattttttttaatgtaatttttgtttttataatatgctggggtggggccacggcctagaCGGggccccctccctccaccccttcTCGCAAGAATTAATTTCACCAATCTTTATTCAATTCAAACACATAAGTTCAGAGTAGGGGATGCATAGGTACGGCGGTGCCTGGcttcctatttttttcattcaaaatatatttctaaaagTCTTCAAAGCCAAAGGTGCATCAATTGACTGTTTTATTATCATGCTGATAATTAAGAACAATTGACACCTCACCATATTCAATTGTTAAAATATTAAGTCCAAAATTAAACCTATAGTTTAGCGTGATTGTCCTGTCAATCTGCTTCAAAGATTGAGGTATGTTCATGAAGCAAtagttttagtgtttcatgaacttgtCCATATCTTTTGGgcacattcatgaaacaattaaTGCATCGCTTCAATGGTTGCACGCAGTAACCTGAAGGGCATGGCGCAACACTCTTCCCTTAGAATAATATGTCCCAATGCGATCTCGACACTAAGCCATGTTAGCGTCATGATATACTCAATTAAACTAACTACTTCTTATTAGATTGAGACATATAGTGCTTGTTCTTTATGTTTTGAGATTTTTAACCTTAGagttaacaaaattttcattattgttgatcaaataatataataaaatttcatgaataCTCAGAATCTTCACAAAAGAACTTAAAACGAAGAGCTTTTTCCCCCAGAAAAATTAAGGTAGATATTTCGCTGGCTTGATCCCATTGGACCCATATTTTAGTTAAACAAAACATGTGGCATGTCAAATTTAAGCAAGGGTTGATAATATGAATGTCAGTAAATGTGGAACGCAAGAAGAAACAGACAAGCTACGGCGCTCTCCTTCCTTGCACTCAAAGAACGCCATAAAACATTCTCAGCCGTTGCTATGTTTAATGATGGATCAACGCTTCAAATTGAACAGAGACGGCTTCTCATTCTATACATTCTCCTCCATTAATTAATCAAACAAGCAATGCAAGCccttaaaagaaaatagagcATAAGTTTGGCTAAGCGGAAAGGGAGTTCGTTTATCAATACAATTAAATACTGATTGCAAACTTGAAAATTGTTTTCTCTACTGAAGATACCCAAGTTTTGcttgaaaaaacaatttcaagcaTGGACAACTAACAAAATGCTGCGACAAGTTTGTAGTATAATTGGTTGGGACGAAGGCCATGTTGAAGGTGTGTTTCTGTTTCAATTTTCGTAGGTGCTATTCTTCAGGGGCAGAGAGAAAGGAGGGCTGCGTAAGCCGTGACTCCACcccaattaattgaaaaaaaaaatattttaaaaaattaaaaatttttagttgtgtaatgtatttttttatttatgtttagtaTAACTCTACTAGGATAAGTTCGTTGGATGAGTCGacctaaaaaaaatcctcgctcCACCCCTGATACTCTCATGAGTCACATGCAGTGCACTCCATTAAGTTAAAAGCCCCAACACAATATATTACACCAGAAGTGAAGGAGAAACCATGaataacctctctctctcagccGTGGATAACCTCTCTTACTCCCACaaataaacaagagaaaaaccACCAAGACATGGGCAGCCAAAAAGACGATAATAATTGGCCTCGTTTCTTCTGACCGACTGTCCACCCAATTGTCCGTTTGCGTAAGATGAAATATCCCtactcttcattttttcaaaagaggAAGCTAGGGGAAAAAGTATATCCATGAGACTATTATCTTCCCACTAATTATcaatttttgtattaaaaaaggAACAATAGTGACAGTTCATCTCACGCAAACGAGCAACTCGGCTATCAATTCTGCATCGAATTCATTTATACTAACTACCCTCGATGGTACATTCACCGACAAAATTGATAGACAAGTTtagaattatattttttataaaacctCCAAAGCCATTGCAATGATCGCCCTCAATGTCTTAATATGCATCAAGGCATGGCATAGAAATGGTACACCGTCAAACACTGGTCGAGCCAGAAAAGTTAGTTGTAGGGCACAAGgataaatgttttaaaatgctcatttaaaaataaaataattttaagagactggtgcgggcagttgcccacaccagtcaccatgtggctccgccattgTCTACATCACCTAAAAACCACAGCCCTACACAAATGAATTGTtttgtgggcagttgcccacaccagtcatcATGTGGCTTCGCCGTTGTCTACATCACCTAGAAACCATAGCCCTacacaaatgaatgaattgaagaCACTTTTGATTTCACCACACTTTAGATtgtgaaaaaaacattttcgtGAATATCAGCCCTTCAATTATCTTTGTGAATAACAACCTACTTTCCAACAAGGATATTTTGCGTGGTTGATCTAAGTCAAGCTGGCTCAACTCTAACCATTAAGTTCTTTTCCATTATAAGTGGCAGTAGAAATGTGAAAAAGATGTCAAACTAAGGAAAATAACAATGTCCACATCACTATATTCATGTCACAGTAAAATGAAAAGGATTTCCAATGCATGCAAACTGCTTGGAGTATGGCTCCctaccatttaaaaaaaaaggaagtacaaaaaatagaaagaaatggGAACCCTGCAGTCACTTTGTGTAAAAAATCCCATTCTCTAACAGCATTTACTGGAACAAAAACATTAAGTAAATTAATCACTTGTGTTGGTGGGTTTGCATGAAGAACAGCTAACAAAAAGCTGACGTTGACAATGCAAAACATTTCCAAAACCTATCCCTTGTCTGTTAGCTGCTCTTaggggcgaagccaggattttttttaggggcgagCCTATTGACCTCTGGGTAAGGGCAAAACtgaaccaaattaaaaaaaatacattgtacaacttttttttttaaaaaaaaaatcaacgtatttttttagttagttgaggtggggccatggcctaggttGCCCCACCTCTCCCTCCGCCCTTGTTGCTCTCTTAAGTGTAAGTTTTCAAGGTAAAGGAGCCTTAACAATAAGAATCCATTCAAATACCTACGGAAGTCATTGAAGGTGAATTCAAGCACCTCATCAGCGTTCGGTTGAAAATCTTTCTTCATGAAGCTTACATTGGAATATAAGCGTTGGAGCGAAAGCAACCATCTGCATCTAGGATCGTACCCAAAAGCACTAGCACTAGGGTATCCTTCCCTGTTCGAGAACTCTCTATTGCTTGTAGTAATAGGGGAGCCACAAAAATTGGTTGGAGGGACACTCGTTTAAAACTACTAATATTTGATGGGGGCacttgtatacatatataatataaagaTAAATGTTTGAAGATgtccttttaaaaataaagaaattttaagagactaGTGTGAGCAATGCACCTACTTGTTGATCaactttttttcaaatgaaaaggatTTCATTTAATACTTCTCGCCTACCCTAGGGTGGTCAGCACATTAACATTGCACGTGAGCcatgttctctctctccattctcTCTCTGAATAACCTCAAGAGGTCTGGTTTTCACCTTGCAAGTAGATGCCCTCTTTGTTGTTGTGCCGAGGAAACTACCACTCACCTGGTATGGTTTTGTCGAGTGTCTCAAGATCTTTATGCACTTACTTGGTCTATGCCCCCATCgaagtcacaaacatatctacaattCGGAACCTGATCCATGGACCAACTAGAGTGAGACACAAAAAGAAATGGCGCACCATCTGGAGAATTTGGCTGTTTACGTTTTGGTGGGTCATTTGGAACTCCAGAAATGATATTATCTATAGAAATGAGGCGGTCTCAGTGGAACGCATGGCTTCCTCCATTTTGTATGATGTTTGGTTAATTTTCCGTAACCTATGGGGAAATACTGGTACAATCAACCTCATACAAGCATTAAGAGCTTATTTGTAGATGTAATCTTTTTcaagttcaactttttgttgggcttatgtttaatgttattttcttttctctctctcttcattctctctctctcatgtatgtAGTGTATTTTGGAGGTCGCCAAaggacttaaaaaaaaagtaaaaaattgtcACTAAAAAAAAGGTCGGTACGTAAGTATTAATGACGGTTTATGCTGCAGTAATAGTAAAGCTTCTCACATTCCATATGCAAACAGATCATGCACTCGTTCAATTGAAATCTACGAAATTAAAACAATTAATCAAATCAAAGAGATGTACAAAACGATTAATTACACCAATCTTTGTCCGAGTCGCTGAGTACAAATACGGGATGCATATTGACTGGCGGCGTGTTTGGACTCAGATTAGTTATCCTCCCCACCTGGATTGCATGTCAATCTATGtcatcaaaaaagaaatttatgcACAAAGTGATTTTTATTATTTGGCATCCGATTTAGCCATATTTtcattagaaatatatttctaaaaatctTTAAAACCAAAGTTACACAAATTGACTATTTTATTCATGTTGGATAATTAGGAACAAATGACACATCGCCATATTCAATTATTGATATATTAAATCAACCATAGTCCCACGTTGGAATAGTTGTTAAAATAATAAGCAACGCATGCCGAAAACGATCATAATATGTAGTACACAATAAAACAATATATTGTAATTATTTGTCTATGATCGTCACTTCAATCGTTGTACGCATTATCTGAAGGGCTTTTTAACTATGTTTTGGGATTTTTAACCTTGGAGTTAAAAAACAAATCATTATtgtaatataataaaaatttctTGAGTACCCAAATTCCTTTACAAATGAACTTAAAAAGAAGagttttttttccataaaaattaAGGTAGAAGGAATTTCTGCTGGTTTTGCGGCTAGCCGAGAAATCATTTTCGGTTTTTcggtttctttttttccttttttaaaaagctGTCACATATAGGCTAGTATGGGCATGCAGTTGCCCACAGGcgcttttttttcacttttacattaatatttttaaatattagttttgttatatatagtgcctcatataaaaaaaattcttggcgAACCATTGTCGCGGACCTATAGGGCCGAGTCAAGGTAGGGTCTGCTTGAGCCCTGGCcccaaacttatttttttttaaaacattgataATGCCTATGTCACCTACCTAAAAACCAACTGCCGACAAATTTAATGCTGTGACCCACTTTGGAAGGATATTTACTAAGGTAAAGTATATGTTTAGCATTTCACTCGTTTTTCATGAAGGCTACAGAAGCTTTAGTgacatttatgtatataagaaaaaaattaacatccgagtaaaaaaaatctaagaaatGGCATCTGGTCGATCTAAATATACATTTGGTTGGATTTGTATCCACATTCAAATAGAATTTAGTTTTAAAgaaatatcatatattcaatGTCCATGCATTTTGAAAGTCGGTTCTGTAGTGCCCATTGGCGAATTAACATATGAAAAGCcagatatggttaagagtaCATCTGATTCGAATATGATATGTAGACACCACTGATTGGGATTGGGAACTCACTTTTGAATCGGGACTCCACCTATCGTAGTGATGAGTTCCAATTCAAATCGTTGATGAAACTAAGTTGGATCTCTGCTTGTCAGATTCTCTTTaaggttttgaattttgacatcTGGATCTACCTCAGATCCAAATTCGTCAAACCAAATCATGATCCGGAACAGGGGAGCAGCAGCTCTGTTCCCGAAGGCAGAACCAGCTTCAATTATTCTTTTGAAGCATAtacaagatccaaatccagtaACTATTTAACATTATTTTACATACCATCTGTCATGcagtttataactttatataaGTATCCAACCAATTCAGACTCATCAATGctggttgagtttgaactcaTGCAGTTTATAAATACATTGTTATTGTCagataaaattatttaaaacttAAGAAGTTTATCTGAAACGGGTTTAATCAGAACATTTGCGTCTGAATATACGAACAGATTCAATCCGTTAACTGACATCTGACATTCTTTGCTGGCAaatatttaaacatttttcaATTTGGTTATTTGAAATAGTTTTGCTCtgttttcaaaagcattttttattatgtttattcGGATTGAAATTGATTGAAAGAAACGGCACAATCTGGTTTCGATTTTAATAACGGTGAGGAAGACAACTAAAATAACTCACAGGTAAAAAGTTAAGAAGAAAAACTATAAGAGCGTCCCTTGAGAGACCTGAGCCTGTCAATGATTCGATCCGCTTCTTGGTCATGGCCGCTCCGTCGTTCTTCCTCCTCGCCGTCGTTACCTGCGTCGGCCTCGCCGGCGCTGCAAGAATCCAACGTGTTGTGCCGGAGTCCAGCAGTCGGGTAGACGGCCGCGGGCGTTCCCGCAATAACAGGAACTGCTCCAGCTGGCATTTTGTGGTCGAGACCAACGGTGCCGGTCACTGGGCGACGGTGCCGCAGAGGTGCGTCGGGTACGTCAAGCAGTACATGACGGGGAAGAGTTACGAGTCTGACTCTGCTGCGGTGGCGTCCGAGGCATTAGAGTTTGCCCGGAGCGTGAACATGACCGGCGACGGTAAGGATGCCTGGGTTTTCGACATTGATGATACGCTCGTCTCCTGCCTGCCATACTACGCAGAGCATGGCTACGGGTAAGgactctgtctctctttctctgctatTTCTTCTGATGTCGTGGCAATGCCGTTCGGGCCCGCTCTGTGGCCTACCGGAGACAGGACGTCCGGTGTGTTCACGGTGAGAAAAGGGGAAGGATTTCCGGCTGATGTTCGAGTTCACGAACGGTGTTGCCTAATGGCATGCCCTTAGTCTCGAGCCATGGAATAtggattttctgttttttttcatgtaaaactTTTCAGAACGCTGTAGTGGTCGGCGCATCGTAACCCACCGCGCGATCCTCGTGAGcgtattttgaattttaaaatcaaacaaTGGATTTTAAGTTAAATTCAATAACTGGGTATTTTGATTTTACTTTCTCCACTGACAAAAAGTCtgatctaaaacaaaaaaaggaagaatctGATCTTATGTTGATGGATTTTAAAGTGTGAGAACCTAAGACGAGAGCAAATCAAAGGTAACCAAACACCCCCtcaatgtttttgtttaataatgagaagaaaatgtgaGCGACGGTGTGATAGACTGGAAGTTCTGGTTCACGATTTAATTTGCTGCAAATCCAGATCGGAGGTTTTTAATGAGACGACCTTCGACGAGTGGGTGGACGAAGGGGTTGCACCGGCGCTGCCAGAGACCAAGAAGCTGTATTATGAACTCCACAGTTTGGGATTTCAGATCTTCCTGATAACAGGACGCAGCGAGAGCCAGAGGAACCTCACGGCTTCCACTCTCCGGCGTGCTGGATACAGCTCTTGGAAGAAACTCGTCCTCAGGTAAGCAATCTGCGAGAATTTATTACTAGTGTGCATCATATATTTCgagaaaacatgaatttttctttctttttcccctttctggATTCGAGATCTTTGAACTTGAAATTGTGGTCTGTGTGGTTCGGATTTGTGAGTTGATTATTTATGAACTTTTTGGTGGCGCAGAGGAACGGAGGATAAAGGGAAACTTGCCATTATATATAAATCGAAGAAGAGGTTGGAGATTGAGAAGGAAGGGTATCGGATCCATGGGAGCGCTGGGGATCAATGGAGTGACCTCCTGGGCAATGCTACTGCCACCAGATCGTTCAAGCTCCCAAATCCCATGTACTTCATTGCATGATCAGCTGCTCTAGTGTTGTCTTCTCCCTGCCTCAACAAGTCTACTATTCTTCTTTCTGTTGCCCAGAAACCAGTGTGTCAACTGAGACGCTTCTTTGATTTCTGTTCCAACAGTGTtagttattttattaaataattaaGAGGAACAATAGAACTTGAGTGTTATACCTTTATAGAACGATATAAAGTAGTCGCGACGGTTCTAGACGTCGGCAAATATCGGCCAGCCCCGTCTGGAACTGATCTACTGACAGCCAAGAAGCCGTTGGCTATACTTTCGTAGAGAAAAGTAATTCTGACAAAGTTATGCGTAGGCAAAAATGAACATTATTTACGACAGCCACCAACGTCAGAAATTAAAATCCCTTTTTTGACAACGGGCGAGGGgagttgaattaaagtttctaaacttTTTGACTAAACCAAAAAAtcgtgaaattttctaaaatttacatataaatttttaaaataaactttttactttttttttagatgGAACTAAGGCTCACACGGGCCTTACCTTAGCTATGCTCCTGCTAAACAGTTACGAAATATGCTGATTTACAGCTCAGGGACACTATGTCCCGACACTCCAAACCATCACCGTCGGGACATCTAACGTCTATCATTAggaaatgaatatatatatatatatatatatatatatatatatatatatatatatatatatatatatatatatatatatagaaagaaacaaaaagagagtccatgcactaaaaaagaaaattttataataCTTCATCGTAAATAACACACAATGGAGCCAATCATATTTAGATGCAAAAAAATTCACTGGAATGTTCATAGTACAATAATTTGCTCATAGTACAAAATATAAGAAGTTCCTCCAAACAGCCCAACAGGATGTCTAGAAGGTTGTTTTCTTTCCCAAGACATGGAATGACAGTAGGCACAGTAATGATCTGCACTCCGACACTCGACAATCTTGGCTCCCCTCGCAATTTCAAATACTAATTACATGTATGAACATGGAACAAAGACATGGAAGCTTCTTGCTATTGATCTAGCATTTCTGCCCAAATTGTGCCCAACTGCACCACAGATTTTCACATGTAATGATCATTTAACAGTCAATAACTTATCAATTTCACCACAGTGGAAATAAAACACCCCGTCAGAACTATCCCTGCAGTTCTTCATCAATTATGGGCAGTTTTTACAGTAACTGTCTTGTAAATCATGACGATttagacaaagaaaaagcaaacataTATATGGAGGAATTCTGCATATGTGAGTAAAACATGAAGGTTCCAAACTACAGTACTGAAGTTCAAAGAGCAGCTCATATTCTAAGCTTTGAAGTTAGCAGAGGGATTCGTCATGCTAAAAAGAACATAACCATCATAATAGAGAAATCATTCTGGTACCCCCAAGTGCCCCTCTAAGTTTCTTAGCTTTTATAGCATCATATGCAGCCAAGCCCAAGGTGACAGCATGCTTCCCTCCATATAATTCAACTACTATTGCGCATTGAAGAGATTCAGTACTATTGAACAGCTATCTTCTCTGCAGGAGTCGTCGGGTTCCTTCATAGTATTTTGTAGTTATCTTCAAGGAGGGACACCACCAACATGCCTTGCTAaataattttaacaaaaaaacaaagcttTCTTAGAGTACAATGAAATTGGTATGAACAGCAATTTTACCATAACAACTTGGACATTGAAGTTATATGTACAGGAGTCAAGCATCAACAGAAACTCCTGCTGTTACGCTCTTCCCACAAAAATTTCCCTTGGGGACAAAGTACAAATGAACCACAGTAGCACAAACAGAAATTTTGTCGTCTATATTCAATTTTGAGAATCCATAATCGAAACATGCGCTTGATTACCACCAAGTAAAACCGTCCTTCTGGAAGTGGCTCGCATCTGAAACAAGTGAAAGGCAGAATTTCTGATTTTGATGTTTCCTTGGTAATtgtataaagagagagagagagagagaggctccaACACATGCTCGGTtgagctatatatataaaatgggaAGAAGATGATAGGTATTTTTAGGTCCAGGAAGTTGGAGACAAAACATGATATGTGACATTTTAAGAGACATTCAATTtcatatactctctctctctctctctctctctctctctctatatatatatatatatatatatataaa
Coding sequences:
- the LOC116266699 gene encoding acid phosphatase 1-like, with the protein product MAAPSFFLLAVVTCVGLAGAARIQRVVPESSSRVDGRGRSRNNRNCSSWHFVVETNGAGHWATVPQRCVGYVKQYMTGKSYESDSAAVASEALEFARSVNMTGDGKDAWVFDIDDTLVSCLPYYAEHGYGSEVFNETTFDEWVDEGVAPALPETKKLYYELHSLGFQIFLITGRSESQRNLTASTLRRAGYSSWKKLVLRGTEDKGKLAIIYKSKKRLEIEKEGYRIHGSAGDQWSDLLGNATATRSFKLPNPMYFIA